Within Amedibacterium intestinale, the genomic segment AAGAAGCAGATATGACAGTTGATGGAAAACAGGTACTGTATGATGGACGTACAGGGGAACCATTCGATGAACGTATTTCTGTTGGGGTCATGTATATGATCAAGCTGGCACACATGGTTGATGATAAACTTCATGCTCGTGCTACAGGACCTTATTCTTTAGTAACTCAGCAGCCATTAGGTGGTAAAGCACAAAATGGTGGTCAGAGATTTGGAGAGATGGAGGTTTGGGCATTAGAAGCATATGGTGCTGCTCATACTTTACAGGAAATCTTGACTGTAAAATCTGATGATATCGTAGGTCGTACAAAAACTTATGAGGCTATCATTAAAGGAAAAGATATTCCAGAACCAGGAATTCCAGAATCATTCCGAGTATTGAAACACGAATTGCAGGCTTTAGCAATTGATGTGAAAATGCTGGATGAAGATGGAAATGAAGTAGATATTAATAAAGAAGACACTACAGAACCTACAATTGTTCCTAATTTGGTAGAGGAAGAATCTGTACGTGAAGAAGATGTAGATGCAATTAACGCTGATGATGAAATAGAAGAATCTGAAATGGAAGAAGATATGCCAGAAGATTTCAATGAAGAAGCGTTTTTAGAAGAAGAGGAGGCATAGTAGATGAGTGTTAATGATTTTGCTTCAATTCAGGTAAGCCTTGCTTCACCTGAAAGAATCCATGAATGGAGCCATGGAGAAGTTAAAAAACCAGAAACTATTAACTATCGTTCTCAAAAACCAGAACGCGATGGATTATTCTGTGAACGTATTTTTGGGCCTAGCAAAGACTGGGAATGTTATTGTGGAAAATACAAAAAAGTGCGTTACAAAGGAGTCGTGTGTGATCGCTGTGGTGTAGAAATTACAAAATCAAGTGTTCGTCGTGAACGTATGGGGCACATCGAACTTGCTGCACCAGTAGCTCATATCTGGTATTTACGTGGTATACCAAGCCGTATGGCACTTCTTTTGGATGTTACTCCAAAACAGCTGGAAGAAGTGGTATACTTCGTTTCTTGGATTGTTACTGATCCAAAAGAAACAAGTTTGGAATACAAACAGGTATTGTCAGAAAGAGAATATCGTGAGTACATGGCAATGTATGGTCCAGGAAGCTTTGTTGCACAGACAGGAGCAGAAGCAGCTTTAACATTGTTGAAAAATGTAGACTTGGAATCTGAATATAAACAGATTCAGGAAGCTTTGGAAAATGCACAGGGTGAAAAACGTAAAAAATTGATTAAGCGTTTGGATACAGTGAATTCTTTCCGTAATTCTGACAACAAACCAGAATGGATGGTATTAACTGTAATTCCGGTAATACCACCTGATTTGCGTCCAATGCTGCAGCTGGATGGAGGACGTTTTGCGACTAGTGATTTAAATGACTTATATCGTCGTGTAATTACTCGTAACAATCGTTTGAAAAAACTGTTAGAACTAGGAACACCTGCGATTATCGTACAGAACGAAAAACGTATGTTACAGGAAGCAGTAGATGCCTTGATTGATAATGGACGCCGTTCAAAACCTATTACAGGAGCTGGAGGACGTGCTTTGAAATCATTGTCTCACTCTTTGAAAGGGAAACAGGGACGTTTCCGTCAGAACTTATTGGGAAAACGTGTTGACTTCTCAGGACGTTCTGTAATCGCGGTAGGACCAGATTTAAAAATGTATCAGTGTGGTATTCCACGTGAAATGGCAATTCAGTTGTTTAAACCATTTGTAATTAATGAAATTGTTAATCAGGAAATTGCAAGTAATCCAAAAACAGCAGAAAAATTGATTGATCGTCAGGATCCACGTATTTGGGATATTGTAGAAAAAGTTATTGATGGATATCCAGTGTTGATGAACCGTGCGCCTACGCTTCACCGTTTAGGTATTCAGGCATTTAAACCAAAATTGGTAGAAGGAAGAGCACTTCGTCTTCATCCACTTGTATGTACTGCATTTAATGCGGACTTCGATGGTGACCAGATGGCGGTACACGTACCATTAAGTGAAGAAGCAAGAGCAGAAGCCCTTGTTATGATGCTTGGTTCTAATAACATTCTAGGTCCTAAAGATGGAAAACCAATCGTTACTCCAGGACAGGACATGGTTATGGGGAACTTCTATTTAACAATGGAAGAAACTGCTGAAGAATTCTATGAAGAAGCGGAACGCTATAACTCTGTTGATTGCCCAAAATCTGCAGAATTATGGAAACGTTATGGGGATAATGAAGGTCATGTTTTTGGTAACATTAATGAAATTTTGATGGCATACCAGACAGAACAGATTCATTTGCACTCTCGTATTGCGATTCCTGCACGTGCATTAAAGAAAACAAGCTTTACAGCTGAACAGCAGAACAAATATTTGTTGACAACGGTTGGTAAAGTTATCTTTAATAACATGTTCCCATCTGACTTCCCATTCTTAAATGAAGTTAGTGGAGAAAACTTCAAAGCAACTCCAGATCGTTATTTCCTTGAAATGGGGAAAGACGTAAAAGAAGCAATTCGCAATTTACCAATTACTCCTGCTTTCAAAAAGAAAGATTTAGGAAAAATCATCGGTGAAATCTTTAAACGTTATAGTACAGAAAAAACATCTCAGATACTTGATGAAATCAAAGATATGGGATTTAAATATTCAACAGTGGCAGGTGTTACTGTATCATTAAGTGACATTGAAGTCGCTCCTCATAAAGAAGACCATGTAGAATATGGTAAAGAAAAAGCCGAGGAATTAAAAACACTGCGTAAAAAAGGAAAACTTACTATGCAGGAATGGGAGCGTCACCTAAACAAGTTATGGGCAGATGTTAAAGATGATATCGCAAAAGAGTTGTTAGGTAACCTTCCTCGTAAAAACCCAATTAATATGATGGCTCGCTCTGGTGCTCGTGGTAATACGTCAAACTTTACACAGTTGGCAGGTATGCGTGGTCTGATGGCGAAACCGTCTCAGTCAAAATCCGCTAAAGGTGAATATGTACCAAGTATCATAGAGGTACCAATCTATTCATGTTTCCGTGAAGGTCTAAATGTGTCTGAGTTCTTTATCTCTACACATGGTGTGCGTAAAGGTCTTACAGATACAGCGTTGAAGACAGCGGAATCTGGATATTTGACACGTCGTTTGGTTGATGTTGCACAGGATGTTATCATCAAACAGGAAGATTGTGGTACAGATAAGGGATACTGGGTAGAAGCAATCGTTGATCGCAAAACGAATACGGTTATTGAAAGCTTGTTTGATCGTTTAGTTGGACGTTATAGCAAACAGGAAGTAACGGATCCAAAAACTGGAGAAGTTATTATTGAAAGTGATGAATTCATTAGTGAAGCAATCGCGCAGAAAATAGTAGATGCTGGTGTTGAAGGAATGTATATCCGCAGTGCTTTCACATGTAAATCTATCTATGGTGTATGTAAAAAATGTTATGGACGTAACATGGCTACAGGTAAAGATGTAGAAGTTGGAGAAGCTGTTGGTATCATGGCTGCGCAGTCTATCGGGGAACCTGGTACACAGTTGACCATGCGTACATTCCATACCGGTGGGGTTGCAAGTGCGGATGGTGGAGATATCACACAGGGTCTTCCTCGTGTCGAAGAACTATTTGAAGCACGTTGTCCAAAAGGTGTTGCTGTGCTAGCTCAGATTAGTGGAGAAATTACATCAATTGAGCAGGTAGAAACTGGATATGAAGTTGTTGTATCTAATGATAAGGAAAGTATTGTACACAAGCTTTCTCTAGTACAGGCAATTCGTCCTTGGTTAAAAGTAGGGGCAACAATTGAAGCTGGTGATAAGATTACAGAAGGTCAGGTAGATCCAAAAGAACTTCTAAAAGTAGCTGGTGTGCGTCAGGTACAGAATTATATCTTGAAAGAAGTTAAGAAGGTTTACCAAAGCCAGGGTATCGAAATTTCTGATAAACACATTGAGGTAATGATTCGTCAGATGCTTCGTAAAGTTGTTGTTTTAGAAGGAAATGATACAGATCTAAATTCTGGTGTTCAAATTTCATTGACTGAAATCACAAAAATTAACCGCCAGGCTTTATTGAGCGGTAAAACACCAGCAACATTTAAACCGGTATTATTAGGTATTTCGAAAGCATCTGTAGAAACAGATTCCTTCTTATCTGCCGCATCTTTCCAGGAAACTACAAAAGTATTGACAGATGCTGCTATTAAAGGTAAGAAAGATTACTTAATTGGTTTAAAAGAAAATGTAATTATTGGTAAATTAATTCCAGCAGGAACTGGTGTTAAGAATGATCGCCCAATGAATGAAATTGTTCATGAAAAAGCAGAAGAACTTCGTGAAAAACGTATTGAAAGAAACAGAAAACCTGAAGATGAAGGATTTATGAGCTACGCTGCTAGTCCAGAGACATTTACTAGTGAAATGGTAAAGCAGTTAATGGCAGGTAGAGATGCTATTCATGCAGAATCTTCTGTAGAAGACGAAGTTAATGATGTTAATGAATAATATATACAAAGCAATTGTTTAGTGAATATACTGCAATAGAAAAAAACAGATGTTCTATGTAACTAGATTATATAGAGCATCTGTTTTCATTTATATAAAAAGCCACACTCTACAGCATGGCTTCCAATATAGTATCAAAAGTATTTTATAAGTAAAATATGGCAGATCAAGATAAGTTTGTAAATAAGGTAAATGAGAGTTTAATATGTATATACTATATATCAAAAGCTTTCTTTAATCCTTGAGCAACTCCTTCGTCATAGACATTTGCGGTTACTTTATCTGCAAAGGATTTCACATAATCATTTGCATTTCCCATTGCAATACCTAATCCAGCTTTTTTCAACATTTGAATATCATTTGTACTATCCCCGAAACAAACACAATCCTTCCAGCTTAAATTTTCTTTTTTTAAAACCTGTTCAATTCCAACTGATTTATCATTACCTGCATTAAATATATCAAAGCAAAAATGATCTTGAGAAATTTCTATTAAATCACTACGTAATTCATCATGGGAATTGATAAATGCATCAACTTTCTTTTTTTCTTTAGTCATTAAAACGGCATTATAAGCATTATGACGTTTATGATAAGATAAATTTTCATCATAAAATAAATAATCTAATACATGATGATCTCTACAGAAGTAATACATCGGATAAAAATTATTGTAAATATAAGAAGAATCACCAAAATGAAACATAAGTCCGCTTTTGTTAGTATTGCACCAAGATACAATCTCATCGGTAGTTTCTGATTTTAAAGGATTTTCATAAAGTAGTCTTTGCTCTTTATCTAATACATAACCTCCGTTAATTAAAACCATATAGTCAAACTTTATGCGTTCTAGAATAAGTTTCATTTGATTTAATGGTCGTCCAGTAGCCGCACAAACTAATACTCCCTGTTTACGAAGTTCGTTAATGGCATCCAGATTGGCTTGCTGAATGATATCATTTTCAGTTTGATATAAGGTGCCATCCATATCTAGAAATACAATTTTATAGTTCATTTCTTATTACCCCTTCTTTATAAATAACGATTAGTCAATCGAATAATGGATAAAACTTAAAGTAAATAAAAAGTTAACATCCGTTTATATTATACATAAAAGTATGGCTTTTCTCATGATAAATTAAAAGAAATCAATACTATAAGGATGCGAAAGCAAAATTTAAATTCAAAAAGCAAAAAAATATTTGACAAATTTATTCAGATGAATTAAGATATTTAAGCAAGTGGATTTTTTAGTTCCCCAATTTGGGGAATAAAATTTTTCGCTTCAAATGACACACCCGGAAATGTGTGTTAGTGAAAGGAGGACAATATGCCAACAATTAACCAATTAATTCGTAAAGGTCGTGAACAGAGCGTGAATATGTCAAAATCACCTGCTCTGAATAGAGGATATAACTCATTAAAAAGACGTCCTACAAATCTGAGCTCACCTCAGAAACGTGGAGTATGTACTCGTGTCGGTACAATGACACCTAAAAAACCTAACTCTGCGCTACGTAAATATGCCCGTGTTCGTTTAAGTAATGGGATGGAAGTTACTGCTTATATTCCAGGAATTGGACATAACTTACAGGAACACTCTGTAGTATTGATTCGTGGGGGACGTGTTAAAGACTTGCCAGGGGTTCGTTATCACATTATTCGTGGTACTTTGGACTGTGCTGGTGTGGCAAACCGTAACCAGAGCCGTTCTCTGTATGGTGCAAAAAAGCCAAAAGAAGCTAAGAAATAGCAATCAATTGTGAAAGGAGGAAATTAAAATGCCTAGAAAAGGACATGTAGCAAAACGTGATGTATTGGTAGATCCAATCTACAACTCCAAGCTGGTTACTCGTTTAATCAACAAAATCATGATTGATGGTAAAAGAGGGGTTGCACAGAAAATTCTGTACAATGCATTCGATATTATTGAAGTAAAAACAAATGAAAAACCTATGGAAGTTTTCGAAAAAGCATTAGAAAACGTAATGCCATTATTGGAACTTAAAGTTCGTCGTGTTGGTGGTGCTAACTACCAGGTACCAGTAGAAGTTTCTGCTGAAAGAAGATTGACTTTAGGTCTTCGCTGGATCGTAAACTACGCACGTTTACGTAGCGAAAAAACTATGGAGCAAAGATTAGCAGCTGAAATTATGGATGCAGCTAATGGAAGTGGTGCATCTGTTAAAAAACGTGAAGATACTCACAAAATGGCAGAAGCTAATAAAGCATTTGCTCACTACCGCTGGTAAGAAAGGAGTCAGACTATGGCACGTCAGTATTCATTGGAAAACACACGTAACATTGGTATCATGGCTCACATCGATGCTGGTAAAACAACAACAACAGAACGTATCCTGTACTATACAGGGGTTAACCACAAAATTGGGGAAACTCATGATGGAGCTTCAACAATGGACTGGATGGCTCAGGAACAGGAACGTGGTATTACAATCACTTCTGCAGCAACAACAGCTGCTTGGAAGGGTCACCGTATCAACATCATCGATACACCAGGACACGTAGACTTCACTGTTGAGGTTGAACGTTCTCTTCGTGTATTAGATGGCGCGGTAACTGTATTGGATGCAAAAGCAGGGGTTGAACCTCAGACAGAAACTGTTTGGCGTCAGGCTACTACTTATGGTGTTCCACGTATCGTATTCTGTAACAAAATGGATGCTACTGGGGCAGATTTCTTAATGTCTTGCAGAACTATCGTAGATCGTTTAGGGGCTAAATCTTGTCCAATTCAGCTTCCAATTGGTGCAGAATCTACATTCACTGGTATCGTTGATATCATTGAACGTAAAGCAGAAATTTACACAAACGATTTAGGAACAGATATCAAAATTGAAGAAGTTCCTGAAGATTTGAAAGATCTTTGTGAAGAATATCGTGCAAAATTAATTGATTATCTAGCAGATTATGATGAAGATTTCATGATGCAGGTATTAGAAGGTGAAGAACCAAGCGTAGAAGAAATTAAACGTGTTCTTCGAATCGCAGTATGTAAAGGGGATTTCTTCCCAGTACTTTGTGGTTCTGCATACAAAAACAAAGGTGTTCAGATGGTATTGGATGCAGTTGTTGACTACTTGCCTTCTCCACTAGATATTCCTGCAATCAAAGGAACAATCGAAGATGGTAGTGAAGTTGAACGTCATGCTGATGATAATGAACCATTCTCTGCATTGGCATTCAAAATCATGACTGACCCATTTGTTGGAAAACTTTCTTACTTCCGTGTGTACTCAGGTACAGCGAAAGCAGGAAGCTATGTATTGAACTCAACAAAAGGAAAAAGAGAACGTTTTGGACGTATCGTACAGATGCATGCAAACTCACGTAAAGAAATTGATGAAGTATACGCTGGAGATATCGCAGCTGCTGTAGGTTTAAAAGCTACTACAACTGGAGATACTTTATGTGCTGAAGATGCTCACATTATTCTGGAAAGTATGGAATTCCCAGAACCAGTTATCGAATTGTCTTTGGAACCAAAAACAAAAGCTGACCAGGATAAAATGGGGCTTGCTCTTGCTAAATTGGCAGAAGAAGATCCTACATTCAAAACATATACAGATCAGGAAACTGGACAGACAATCATCGCAGGTGTTGGGGAACTTCACTTAGACATCATTGTTGACCGTCTACGCCGTGAATTTAAAGTAGAAGCAAATGTTGGTCAGCCAATGGTTGCTTATCGTGAAACGATTCGTCAGGCAGCTGATTGTGAAGGTAAATATATCAAACAGTCTGGTGGTCGTGGACAGTATGGTCACGTATGGATTAAATTCGAACCTCAGGAAGAAGGTAAAGGATTTGAATTCGTTGATGCTACAGTTGGTGGAAGTGTTCCTCGTGAATACATCAAGCCTACGGAAGAAGGTTTAAGAGATGCATTGGAAAATGGTATCATTGCAGGATATCCAGTAATCGATATCAAAGCTACATTGTTTGACGGTTCTTACCACGATGTCGATTCAAGTGAAATGGCATATAAAATTGCTGCTTCTATGGCATTGAAAGCTGCTGCTAAACAGTGTAAACCAGTTATCTTGGAACCAATCATGATGGTAGAAGTAACTGCACCAAACGAATACCTTGGTAGTGTTATGGGAGATGTAAGTTCTCGTCGTGGTGCTATCGTTGATCAGGAAGAAAGAGGAAATGCTATTATTGTTAAAGCACACATTCCTTTATCTGAAATGTTTGGATATGTTACAGACTTACGTTCATTTACACAGGGGCGTGGTAACTATTCAATGAAATTTGATCACTATTCTGAAGTGCCTAAGAGCATTGCAGAAAAAATCGTTAAAAACAACGGTTCTGACAATTAACTGTTGCTTTTATAAAGATATTGAATTAGAATATATTTGAATCTTTAAAATAGGAGGAAATTAGAAAATGGCTAAAGAAAAATTTGACCGTTCCAAAACGCATGTTAACATTGGAACTATCGGACACGTTGACCACGGTAAAACAACTTTAACTGCTGCTATTACTAACGTATTGGCTAAAGCAGGTATGGCTCAGGCTCAGGCTTACGATCAGATCGATGGTGCTCCTGAAGAAAAAGAACGTGGTATCACAATCAACACTGCACACGTTGAATATCAGACTGAAAAACGTCACTATGCTCACGTTGACTGCCCAGGTCACGCTGACTACGTAAAAAACATGATTACTGGTGCTGCTCAGATGGATGGTGCTATTCTTGTAGTAGCTGCTTCTGATGGTCCTATGCCTCAGACTCGTGAACACATCCTATTGGCTCGTCAGGTAGGTGTTCCTTACATCGTTGTATTCTTGAACAAATGCGACATGGTTGATGATGACGAATTGATCGACCTTGTTGAAATGGAAGTTCGTGAATTGTTAAGCGAATACGGATTCGACGGAGATAACGCTCCAGTTATCCGTGGTTCAGCTTTAAAAGCTCTTGAAGGAGACGAAAAATATGTTGGTGCTATCCACGAATTGATGGATGCTGTTGATGAATTCATCCCAGATCCTGTTCGTGATACAGATAAACCATTCTTGATGTCTGTAGAAGACGTTATGACAATCACTGGACGTGGTACAGTTGCTACTGGACGTGTTGAACGTGGTGTTGTTAAATTAGGAGAAGAAGTGGAAATCGTTGGTATCCACGAAACTCAGAAAACTGTTATTACTGGATTGGAAATGTTCCGTAAACAGTTAGACTTCGCAGAATCTGGAGATAACATCGGTGCATTGCTTCGTGGTATCAACCGTGACCAGATCCAGCGTGGACAGGTTTTAGCTAAACCAGGAT encodes:
- the rpoC gene encoding DNA-directed RNA polymerase subunit beta'; the encoded protein is MSVNDFASIQVSLASPERIHEWSHGEVKKPETINYRSQKPERDGLFCERIFGPSKDWECYCGKYKKVRYKGVVCDRCGVEITKSSVRRERMGHIELAAPVAHIWYLRGIPSRMALLLDVTPKQLEEVVYFVSWIVTDPKETSLEYKQVLSEREYREYMAMYGPGSFVAQTGAEAALTLLKNVDLESEYKQIQEALENAQGEKRKKLIKRLDTVNSFRNSDNKPEWMVLTVIPVIPPDLRPMLQLDGGRFATSDLNDLYRRVITRNNRLKKLLELGTPAIIVQNEKRMLQEAVDALIDNGRRSKPITGAGGRALKSLSHSLKGKQGRFRQNLLGKRVDFSGRSVIAVGPDLKMYQCGIPREMAIQLFKPFVINEIVNQEIASNPKTAEKLIDRQDPRIWDIVEKVIDGYPVLMNRAPTLHRLGIQAFKPKLVEGRALRLHPLVCTAFNADFDGDQMAVHVPLSEEARAEALVMMLGSNNILGPKDGKPIVTPGQDMVMGNFYLTMEETAEEFYEEAERYNSVDCPKSAELWKRYGDNEGHVFGNINEILMAYQTEQIHLHSRIAIPARALKKTSFTAEQQNKYLLTTVGKVIFNNMFPSDFPFLNEVSGENFKATPDRYFLEMGKDVKEAIRNLPITPAFKKKDLGKIIGEIFKRYSTEKTSQILDEIKDMGFKYSTVAGVTVSLSDIEVAPHKEDHVEYGKEKAEELKTLRKKGKLTMQEWERHLNKLWADVKDDIAKELLGNLPRKNPINMMARSGARGNTSNFTQLAGMRGLMAKPSQSKSAKGEYVPSIIEVPIYSCFREGLNVSEFFISTHGVRKGLTDTALKTAESGYLTRRLVDVAQDVIIKQEDCGTDKGYWVEAIVDRKTNTVIESLFDRLVGRYSKQEVTDPKTGEVIIESDEFISEAIAQKIVDAGVEGMYIRSAFTCKSIYGVCKKCYGRNMATGKDVEVGEAVGIMAAQSIGEPGTQLTMRTFHTGGVASADGGDITQGLPRVEELFEARCPKGVAVLAQISGEITSIEQVETGYEVVVSNDKESIVHKLSLVQAIRPWLKVGATIEAGDKITEGQVDPKELLKVAGVRQVQNYILKEVKKVYQSQGIEISDKHIEVMIRQMLRKVVVLEGNDTDLNSGVQISLTEITKINRQALLSGKTPATFKPVLLGISKASVETDSFLSAASFQETTKVLTDAAIKGKKDYLIGLKENVIIGKLIPAGTGVKNDRPMNEIVHEKAEELREKRIERNRKPEDEGFMSYAASPETFTSEMVKQLMAGRDAIHAESSVEDEVNDVNE
- a CDS encoding HAD family hydrolase, translating into MNYKIVFLDMDGTLYQTENDIIQQANLDAINELRKQGVLVCAATGRPLNQMKLILERIKFDYMVLINGGYVLDKEQRLLYENPLKSETTDEIVSWCNTNKSGLMFHFGDSSYIYNNFYPMYYFCRDHHVLDYLFYDENLSYHKRHNAYNAVLMTKEKKKVDAFINSHDELRSDLIEISQDHFCFDIFNAGNDKSVGIEQVLKKENLSWKDCVCFGDSTNDIQMLKKAGLGIAMGNANDYVKSFADKVTANVYDEGVAQGLKKAFDI
- the rpsL gene encoding 30S ribosomal protein S12 encodes the protein MPTINQLIRKGREQSVNMSKSPALNRGYNSLKRRPTNLSSPQKRGVCTRVGTMTPKKPNSALRKYARVRLSNGMEVTAYIPGIGHNLQEHSVVLIRGGRVKDLPGVRYHIIRGTLDCAGVANRNQSRSLYGAKKPKEAKK
- the rpsG gene encoding 30S ribosomal protein S7 encodes the protein MPRKGHVAKRDVLVDPIYNSKLVTRLINKIMIDGKRGVAQKILYNAFDIIEVKTNEKPMEVFEKALENVMPLLELKVRRVGGANYQVPVEVSAERRLTLGLRWIVNYARLRSEKTMEQRLAAEIMDAANGSGASVKKREDTHKMAEANKAFAHYRW
- the fusA gene encoding elongation factor G is translated as MARQYSLENTRNIGIMAHIDAGKTTTTERILYYTGVNHKIGETHDGASTMDWMAQEQERGITITSAATTAAWKGHRINIIDTPGHVDFTVEVERSLRVLDGAVTVLDAKAGVEPQTETVWRQATTYGVPRIVFCNKMDATGADFLMSCRTIVDRLGAKSCPIQLPIGAESTFTGIVDIIERKAEIYTNDLGTDIKIEEVPEDLKDLCEEYRAKLIDYLADYDEDFMMQVLEGEEPSVEEIKRVLRIAVCKGDFFPVLCGSAYKNKGVQMVLDAVVDYLPSPLDIPAIKGTIEDGSEVERHADDNEPFSALAFKIMTDPFVGKLSYFRVYSGTAKAGSYVLNSTKGKRERFGRIVQMHANSRKEIDEVYAGDIAAAVGLKATTTGDTLCAEDAHIILESMEFPEPVIELSLEPKTKADQDKMGLALAKLAEEDPTFKTYTDQETGQTIIAGVGELHLDIIVDRLRREFKVEANVGQPMVAYRETIRQAADCEGKYIKQSGGRGQYGHVWIKFEPQEEGKGFEFVDATVGGSVPREYIKPTEEGLRDALENGIIAGYPVIDIKATLFDGSYHDVDSSEMAYKIAASMALKAAAKQCKPVILEPIMMVEVTAPNEYLGSVMGDVSSRRGAIVDQEERGNAIIVKAHIPLSEMFGYVTDLRSFTQGRGNYSMKFDHYSEVPKSIAEKIVKNNGSDN
- the tuf gene encoding elongation factor Tu — its product is MAKEKFDRSKTHVNIGTIGHVDHGKTTLTAAITNVLAKAGMAQAQAYDQIDGAPEEKERGITINTAHVEYQTEKRHYAHVDCPGHADYVKNMITGAAQMDGAILVVAASDGPMPQTREHILLARQVGVPYIVVFLNKCDMVDDDELIDLVEMEVRELLSEYGFDGDNAPVIRGSALKALEGDEKYVGAIHELMDAVDEFIPDPVRDTDKPFLMSVEDVMTITGRGTVATGRVERGVVKLGEEVEIVGIHETQKTVITGLEMFRKQLDFAESGDNIGALLRGINRDQIQRGQVLAKPGSVNPHTKFKAQVYVLTKEEGGRHTPFVSNYRPQFYFRTTDVTGVITLPEGTDMVMPGDNVEMTVELIAPIAIENNTKFSIREGGRTVGSGNVIEILG